Proteins from one Thermococcus bergensis genomic window:
- a CDS encoding riboflavin synthase produces MFSGIIETVAKAKFSNGKLFVENVINVNVGDSLAINGACLTVSDIRDYIVFDVGEETLKRTNLAKAKVVNIERALKLGDRIDGHLVTGHVDGTLKLRKILKRGNTYWLAFEMPKERFAIVEKGSIALNGVSLTIAKVEKNQFWVQVIPYTWENTNLRFLRTGEEVNYEIDVVARYLKNILGERYGFEKA; encoded by the coding sequence ATGTTCTCAGGGATAATTGAAACGGTTGCAAAAGCTAAATTCTCTAATGGAAAACTGTTCGTTGAAAACGTAATAAACGTAAATGTAGGGGACAGTTTAGCCATCAACGGGGCTTGCTTGACTGTCAGCGATATTAGAGATTACATAGTCTTTGACGTTGGTGAAGAGACGTTAAAAAGGACAAACTTGGCGAAAGCAAAAGTTGTTAACATTGAAAGAGCTTTGAAGCTTGGCGATAGAATTGATGGACACTTAGTTACCGGACACGTTGATGGAACCCTAAAGCTAAGAAAAATTCTAAAGAGAGGAAATACCTACTGGCTAGCCTTTGAAATGCCTAAAGAGAGATTTGCAATAGTGGAGAAAGGGAGCATAGCTCTGAATGGAGTGAGCTTGACAATCGCCAAAGTTGAGAAAAATCAATTTTGGGTTCAGGTGATTCCCTATACTTGGGAAAATACCAATCTGAGGTTTCTGAGGACTGGAGAAGAGGTAAATTATGAGATAGACGTTGTTGCAAGGTATCTGAAGAATATTCTAGGTGAGAGATATGGATTTGAAAAAGCTTAA
- a CDS encoding bifunctional 3,4-dihydroxy-2-butanone-4-phosphate synthase/GTP cyclohydrolase II — translation MDLKKLKESILEDKPIVLIDEEREVEADLVYPAELANAKVINFMLQAKGMLCLTMDEEEALKRGFFKLPSKNNETNFLISVDYTKTFTGISAKERALTAKKIAEGLNIEHFRYPGHLHLLGGIGINKRKGHTEASLELVEMLGFKRYAVIIELLDEEGNSHNFEFIRAFAKKHDLPIVTIREVFKEVVRRKSFVKVSAQAKLPSKYGTFKIVAFENELDFKEHIAIIKEPYDIPLVRLHSECLTGDTLASLKCDCGSQLANALKMIAQEGGILLYLRQEGRGIGLKNKIKAYELQDRGFDTVEANKMLGFNEDERDFSVACQLLKALGVSKVKLLTNNPKKIKALEEFGIEVVEVIPIFGEVNEINRSYLEVKMLKLGHNLKSLLEGKE, via the coding sequence ATGGATTTGAAAAAGCTTAAAGAGAGCATCCTTGAAGACAAGCCTATAGTTTTAATTGACGAAGAAAGGGAAGTTGAGGCTGATTTAGTTTATCCTGCCGAGCTCGCAAATGCTAAAGTGATAAACTTTATGCTCCAAGCTAAGGGAATGTTATGTTTAACTATGGATGAAGAGGAGGCTCTAAAAAGGGGCTTTTTCAAGTTGCCTTCCAAGAACAACGAGACGAACTTTCTAATTAGTGTTGATTACACGAAAACATTCACGGGAATTAGTGCAAAAGAGAGAGCTTTAACTGCTAAAAAGATTGCTGAGGGATTAAATATTGAGCACTTCCGCTATCCTGGTCATCTGCACCTTTTGGGTGGGATTGGAATAAATAAAAGGAAGGGACACACTGAAGCATCTCTTGAGCTTGTTGAAATGCTTGGATTTAAGAGATATGCAGTAATAATAGAGCTTTTAGATGAAGAGGGAAATTCTCACAACTTTGAATTTATAAGGGCTTTTGCTAAAAAGCACGATTTGCCAATAGTTACAATCAGAGAGGTGTTTAAAGAAGTTGTAAGGAGGAAAAGCTTTGTTAAGGTTTCTGCTCAAGCAAAGCTTCCCAGCAAATACGGAACCTTTAAGATAGTTGCCTTTGAGAACGAGCTTGACTTTAAGGAACATATAGCTATAATTAAGGAACCTTATGATATTCCGTTAGTTAGGCTTCACTCAGAATGTTTAACTGGTGACACGTTAGCTTCTCTAAAGTGTGACTGTGGAAGCCAATTAGCAAATGCTCTAAAAATGATAGCTCAGGAAGGAGGAATTTTGCTCTATCTAAGGCAAGAAGGGAGAGGCATTGGTCTAAAGAATAAAATCAAAGCCTACGAACTCCAGGATAGGGGATTTGACACGGTTGAAGCGAATAAAATGCTTGGCTTTAATGAAGATGAGAGGGATTTCAGTGTTGCCTGCCAACTGCTCAAAGCTTTAGGAGTCTCAAAAGTTAAGCTTTTGACAAACAATCCAAAGAAGATTAAAGCTTTGGAAGAGTTTGGAATAGAGGTTGTTGAAGTTATTCCGATTTTTGGAGAAGTTAACGAGATTAACAGATCTTATTTAGAGGTTAAGATGCTCAAGCTTGGACATAATTTAAAATCGCTTTT